In the genome of Solibacillus silvestris, one region contains:
- a CDS encoding two-component sensor histidine kinase translates to MKRKVILYFMIIIILTLTLVMTVFWGALTKYYYQGIANTFQQHVEAIHPRWANEIELTSDRIKDFGDFVIKSYEYDGAELQLLNRDGEMIQSSTGFYEDISYTVDPNLFSSYSPYYEKEELERTEEKVLAMYIPLLLDDKVIGVLRYTTSLTETNLLIQSLLGYGILLCFGVAAIVFLVALQLAQSIVKPFNKIIQFTETMAKGQFEKRIKEDYPAELGEMSKTLNYMADEIVKTDQLKNDFISSISHELRTPLTGIKGWAEMLESPEGLTEKEINFGLRMINSESDRLIKLVEDLLNFSRYESNRIELHPTKFAYATLIEEVTLQLQSKANEKNIRMKLNSTPVSIYADEDKIRQVLLNTLENAIKFSPHNSVIVIKQYESNGKAICIIRDEGIGIKEEQLQHIMNSFYKADVKSVGAGLGLAISRTIILKHGGTIEVNSVYGKGTEVFIELPLNSSL, encoded by the coding sequence ATGAAACGTAAAGTCATTCTTTATTTCATGATTATCATTATTTTGACGTTAACCCTTGTGATGACAGTGTTTTGGGGTGCATTGACAAAGTATTATTACCAAGGAATCGCCAATACGTTTCAACAACATGTTGAAGCGATCCATCCTAGGTGGGCAAATGAAATCGAGCTTACTTCCGACAGGATAAAAGATTTCGGTGACTTCGTTATAAAAAGCTATGAGTATGACGGTGCGGAATTGCAGCTGTTGAATCGTGACGGTGAAATGATCCAGTCATCTACAGGGTTTTATGAAGACATCAGCTATACAGTGGATCCGAATCTCTTTTCTTCCTATAGCCCTTATTATGAAAAGGAGGAGCTTGAACGGACAGAAGAGAAAGTTTTGGCTATGTATATCCCGTTGCTGTTGGACGACAAAGTGATAGGCGTACTTCGTTATACTACGTCATTAACAGAGACCAATCTTCTCATACAAAGCCTGTTAGGATACGGAATCTTGCTATGTTTTGGAGTTGCGGCAATTGTCTTTCTCGTAGCCCTTCAGCTTGCCCAGTCTATTGTAAAGCCCTTTAATAAAATCATTCAATTTACAGAGACAATGGCGAAAGGACAATTCGAAAAAAGAATCAAGGAAGATTATCCGGCTGAATTAGGCGAAATGTCAAAAACACTGAATTATATGGCGGATGAGATTGTCAAAACGGACCAGTTAAAAAATGATTTTATCTCCTCGATTTCTCATGAGCTTCGGACACCGTTGACAGGAATAAAAGGGTGGGCTGAAATGCTGGAGTCACCGGAAGGGTTAACGGAAAAAGAAATCAACTTTGGTTTACGGATGATTAACAGTGAATCCGATCGCCTTATAAAATTGGTGGAGGATCTTCTGAATTTCTCAAGATATGAGTCAAACCGCATTGAGCTACACCCGACAAAGTTTGCCTATGCGACACTGATTGAAGAAGTGACATTACAGTTGCAAAGTAAAGCAAATGAAAAGAATATCCGCATGAAACTGAACAGTACCCCAGTTTCTATTTACGCCGATGAAGATAAAATCCGGCAAGTTTTATTGAATACACTCGAAAATGCGATTAAATTTTCGCCTCATAACAGCGTAATAGTTATTAAGCAATACGAATCGAACGGGAAGGCAATTTGTATAATTCGGGATGAAGGAATTGGAATAAAGGAAGAACAGCTACAGCATATTATGAATTCTTTTTATAAAGCTGATGTGAAATCCGTTGGTGCCGGACTTGGATTAGCGATTTCCCGTACGATTATTTTAAAGCACGGCGGGACAATCGAGGTGAATAGTGTATACGGAAAAGGTACAGAAGTTTTTATTGAATTGCCCTTAAATAGTAGCCTGTAA
- the entE gene encoding 2,3-dihydroxybenzoate-AMP ligase (bifunctional 2,3-dihydroxybenzoate-AMP ligase/S-dihydroxybenzoyltransferase; activates the carboxylate group of 2,3-dihydroxy-benzoate forming (2,3-dihydroxybenzoyl)adenylate then catalyzes the acylation of holo-entB with 2,3-dihydroxy-benzoate adenylate) produces the protein MLKGFTPWPADRAEFYRETGCWVGLTFGQMLEDRARQFADNVAVIDDKRSLTYAQLNERVDQLATGLLLLGIQKEDRVVVQLPNVVGYVEIVFALFKIGALPVFSLPSHRSNEIRYFCEFAEAKAYIVMDHFGGFDYRGLAREVQHAVHSLEHVIVLGEAQEFVSFDSLFSTQSTEFPEVRGSEVAFLQLSGGSTGISKLIPRTHDEYMYTIKLSDEQCQVTEQTVFLVVLPVSHNYPMSSPGILGVLYAGGKIVLSPSPSPDVAFPLIEKHRVTMVPLVPSLALHWLDVKPNHTDDLSSLEVMLVGGSKFSAEAAKRVRPVFDCQLQQVFGMAEGLVNYTRLDDPDEIVIYTQGRPMSPYDEVKIVDNEDQELPIGETGHLLTRGPYTIQGYYKAPEHNEKAFTKDGFYRTGDIVRCTKDGYLIVEGRAKDQINRGGEKIAAEEVENMLLAHPAVHDAAIVGMPDYYMGEKSCAFIILRNADVTKRQLKSFLRERGLATYKIPDEILFAEQFPLTHLGKVSKKDLRLLLEQQLQR, from the coding sequence ATGTTGAAAGGTTTTACACCGTGGCCTGCTGATCGAGCTGAATTTTATCGAGAGACTGGTTGTTGGGTAGGTTTAACTTTCGGCCAGATGCTCGAAGACCGTGCTCGTCAATTTGCTGACAATGTGGCAGTTATAGATGATAAACGATCACTTACATATGCACAGCTTAATGAGCGTGTGGACCAGTTGGCAACCGGTCTTTTACTGCTTGGGATTCAGAAAGAAGATCGTGTCGTTGTACAGCTTCCGAATGTGGTGGGTTATGTGGAAATTGTATTTGCCCTATTTAAGATAGGTGCACTGCCTGTCTTTTCACTTCCCTCTCACCGTTCCAATGAGATTCGCTACTTCTGCGAATTTGCGGAAGCGAAGGCTTATATCGTAATGGATCATTTTGGGGGCTTTGACTACCGTGGTCTTGCGCGAGAAGTTCAGCACGCAGTTCATTCGCTGGAGCATGTCATCGTTCTTGGCGAGGCGCAGGAGTTTGTGTCATTTGATTCACTATTCAGTACACAATCTACTGAGTTTCCTGAGGTTAGAGGGAGCGAAGTAGCATTCTTGCAGCTATCTGGCGGGAGTACAGGAATTTCCAAGCTGATTCCGAGAACGCATGATGAATATATGTATACGATTAAGTTGAGTGATGAACAATGCCAGGTGACCGAACAGACGGTATTTTTGGTTGTGCTACCGGTTTCTCATAATTATCCGATGAGTTCCCCAGGGATATTAGGGGTCCTTTATGCTGGAGGTAAAATCGTTCTAAGTCCTTCGCCTAGTCCGGATGTTGCATTCCCGCTTATTGAAAAGCACCGTGTGACAATGGTACCGCTTGTTCCGTCCCTTGCCCTGCATTGGCTGGATGTGAAGCCGAATCACACGGATGATTTATCGAGCTTGGAAGTCATGCTTGTTGGCGGCTCGAAATTCAGTGCTGAAGCAGCGAAACGTGTGCGTCCTGTATTTGATTGTCAACTGCAGCAAGTATTTGGAATGGCGGAAGGTTTGGTCAATTACACACGATTGGATGATCCTGATGAAATTGTCATCTATACGCAAGGTCGCCCGATGTCCCCTTATGACGAGGTGAAAATCGTGGATAATGAAGACCAGGAATTGCCAATTGGCGAGACAGGACATCTGTTGACGCGTGGGCCATATACGATCCAAGGGTACTATAAAGCGCCTGAACATAATGAAAAAGCGTTCACAAAAGATGGTTTTTACCGGACTGGTGATATTGTCCGATGCACGAAAGATGGTTATTTAATCGTAGAAGGCCGAGCAAAAGATCAAATAAACCGCGGCGGGGAAAAAATCGCGGCGGAAGAAGTGGAAAATATGCTACTTGCCCACCCTGCTGTCCATGATGCGGCAATTGTCGGGATGCCTGATTATTATATGGGTGAAAAAAGCTGTGCCTTCATTATTCTAAGAAATGCGGATGTAACGAAACGCCAGCTAAAGTCATTTTTGCGTGAACGTGGGCTGGCTACTTATAAAATTCCGGATGAAATCTTATTTGCAGAGCAATTTCCGCTGACCCATCTAGGCAAAGTTTCGAAAAAAGATTTGCGCCTTTTACTTGAACAGCAATTACAACGTTAA
- a CDS encoding DNA-binding response regulator has product MTNILVVEDELSIRSFVSLSLRKKGYEVMEAESGEQALELFRNKNFDVVLLDLMLPGIDGFTVCQEIRKVNQKVGIIMITAKTQVKDKIEGLVIGADDYLCKPFSLQELEVRIFSLLRRMNVADEAASQMTDMLISGDFKMDLKNNKFYSFDEVVKLTPTEFSLLHFLMGHPNKLFTRDELLDAVWGENYVGELKVVDVNIRRIRQKIEKDPSSPMYLCTEWGRGYLWKVNE; this is encoded by the coding sequence ATGACAAACATCCTAGTTGTTGAAGATGAACTATCCATTCGCAGTTTTGTCTCATTAAGTTTGAGAAAGAAAGGCTATGAAGTGATGGAAGCCGAATCAGGCGAACAGGCATTAGAATTATTTCGAAATAAGAATTTTGATGTGGTTTTGCTCGATTTAATGTTGCCGGGAATCGATGGATTTACGGTCTGCCAGGAGATTAGGAAAGTGAATCAAAAGGTAGGCATCATCATGATTACGGCCAAAACACAAGTGAAGGATAAAATAGAGGGCCTTGTGATAGGGGCAGATGATTATTTATGTAAACCATTTAGTCTGCAGGAATTGGAAGTGAGAATTTTTTCGCTTTTGCGGAGGATGAATGTCGCTGACGAAGCAGCATCCCAAATGACTGATATGCTGATTTCCGGGGACTTCAAGATGGATTTAAAAAATAACAAGTTTTACAGTTTTGATGAAGTAGTGAAGTTGACACCGACTGAATTTTCTCTGCTGCATTTTCTAATGGGACATCCAAACAAATTGTTTACAAGAGATGAGTTATTGGATGCTGTATGGGGCGAAAATTATGTAGGCGAATTAAAAGTAGTGGATGTCAATATTAGACGAATTCGTCAGAAAATCGAAAAAGATCCTTCCTCCCCAATGTATTTATGTACTGAATGGGGACGCGGATACCTATGGAAGGTTAACGAATGA
- a CDS encoding acyl carrier protein, producing the protein MTTQTDFTMEQLRELVAQYVTEPIDTIADEDYLLDVGIDSITMMTIVEELRQKGFALTFIQLADEPTIYGWHRLIKQSMADYGG; encoded by the coding sequence ATGACAACTCAAACTGATTTTACAATGGAACAGCTGCGCGAACTTGTTGCTCAATATGTGACAGAACCGATTGATACGATTGCGGATGAAGATTATTTACTGGATGTCGGGATCGATTCCATCACGATGATGACAATCGTTGAAGAACTCCGTCAAAAAGGCTTTGCACTTACATTCATACAGCTTGCCGATGAGCCAACAATCTACGGATGGCATCGTCTGATCAAACAATCGATGGCAGATTACGGAGGTTGA
- a CDS encoding non-ribosomal peptide synthetase, which yields MAELRFPLTEAAAGIWYAHHLTESPLYNTAEYLHIHAPIDSTLLLQAVDATIESAVGLHIQCSEEEGSLFQTIPSSVQFHSRQISCSMAEAFQHMQEDVGTLLHLTKDNFVRAILFSVSAEEHFLYLRIHHLVSDAYSFRLLFQQISERYSAMLHHKSFTKQFGDYIQMVEQEVQYRTSDKATADAAYWLSKMQGTEVISLSKKKSGRMGQIILYPSSLSAATWAKLETYSKQLHVNIQEVVTAAVIAYTKRMSQAEDVIVGIPLMNRFGHKSLSVPSTRVNVLPLRATFTTEETFEQLCINVKSFMTEMKQHQLYRQEQLRRDLRLTSDDQLYGPEINFMPFYENYLFGNVEVENKKVVTGPVEDISFNFYSTPNGMQFDLVANSDLYEQTEVERHAARFLQLLELLVDQADTPLFNLPMLLQEEAAIFEAKQGPAIELKNATVYELFKKQMEHMPGATAVQMNDTSISYAELDLLVGRIAHQLKAHDIGLEDFVGICMDRSIEMVAAMLACFKVGAAYIPMDPTYPAERLLYMIEDARPKIVLVNGEVSFIAKGTPIVTLHPSKQIYEPIATCIGQTAYMIYTSGSTGNPKGVVVEMPSLVNFLQAMQHQFTLSEKDNLLAITTISFDISALELYLPLLYGASIHLATKEQVQDPVVMQSLIQQQNVSIMQATPTVWQMIVQYAKDALKGLTVLVGGEALSKSLAQALLEAGATVHNMYGPTETTIWSTCTEIRPQDTPSLGNAIDRTDIYVLDTMLQPVPIGVVGELYIAGDGLARCYHNRPTLTAERFVAHPFASGKRMYRTGDLVVWQEDGSLHYVSRADHQVKIRGFRIELGEIENALEEITSIEQAVVMIREDQPGHKRIVAYVVGNETEEQCRLQLGERLPDYMVPAHFVFMEAFPLTNNGKVDRKELPQPHVSIIAKAKPTTRTEETICTFFENILNLNSVGIDENFFQLGGHSLLATELLLALRKTFAIDLSISVIFNQPTVKELAQAVDKAKKKTLVVIDRQQVKKIPLSHAQRSLWFIQQLEESSASYNIPLVYTFDQPIDVLKLIKAIGKVVEKHAILRTVYPAVDGVPYQKIVEDTPKVLIEEVSPEEVPAQINACTRYAFDLKHEPGFRVTLINTNTLVVVFHHISADGWSLATFTEDLQLAYEGHELEPLTIQYHDFAVWQQTHGVYTDDNITYWKEKLKHVPDEIELVRDGKRQLQVKPTSETLTFTIDSALHGQLQQLAKDKQATLYMVLQSGFLALMTKLGAGEDLILGSPMAGRDQEELLANVGMFINTVAIRTDTSGDPRFTKLMERVKRTSIEAMEHQYVPFDHIVEALKPTRVPSQHPIFQIMFTLQNTPQPSLVMEGQNADIQLHTVGQPKFDLNIEMREEYLAEQPNGIEVQVEYRTDLYEAKTVVALMERYVIVLQQALNNPAISELDVLLEQEQEKILLDWNPKGHVSDQKTIAEQFEAIVEMHPERIAVSDENEEVTYTDLNRKANQLAHLLLEKGVTSETFVALLMRRSTDMIVSILAVLKTGAAYVPIDPVYPQDRIDYILNDSNPSCLITTEDLKPSVEAMEAMEVLVMEEVSLTSFPVKNTNHNNHPFNPAYVIYTSGSTGRPKGVVIPNQNVIRLLDATDEWFHFNEKDRWSLFHSYAFDFSVWEIWGALLYGGELVIIPYNVSRSPIDFLALLADKKITVLNQTPSAFYQLMTVDKEHAELSEQLALRYIVFGGEALNLTRLQEWYDRHPSDAPTLVNMYGITETTVHVSYLSLNEELSQSQANSLIGTAIPDLNIYVLDGQLKPVPPGVVGEIYVSGEGLAQGYLNRATLTAERFIANPYGAPGNRMYRTGDLARWTKNGELDYIGRIDHQVKIRGFRIELGEIEQVILKHPQIAQAAVIAREDRKEDVRLAAYYVPEQSTDVTEQMLKEFVSRSLPAYMVPSSCTCLEQMPLTANGKLDTKQLPAPVITLQELVLPKTPQETLLCELFCEVLNLPQVGTEDSFFELGGHSLLAVQLIGRIREAFGKELAIGHLFEAPTVSGLAHILQKGKESQALNTVLPLRSGEQPIFAVHPAGGLSWCYAGLLKNLPPEFALYGIQAKGIAEDCELPGSLTEMVLGYIEAIKEIQPKGPYRLLGWSLGGNVVQEMAVQLERQGEELSLLCIMDAYPFTFTPPVELTEEQEALVALLALAGYEPDIEDEVTQEYVMNALKAEGSAIATLDESTFLRLKEVYKNSIQLLKNHQPQTYDGDALFYKSTLVPDWIPDVDVTSWKPYIKGELTQIDIACRHKDMCQSIPLNEIGQTLIKYLVKEKKMYV from the coding sequence ATGGCTGAATTACGTTTCCCTTTAACTGAAGCTGCCGCAGGGATTTGGTATGCCCACCATTTAACGGAAAGCCCATTATACAATACAGCGGAGTACTTACATATTCATGCTCCGATCGACTCCACCCTGCTGTTACAGGCAGTTGATGCCACAATCGAGAGCGCGGTTGGACTACATATCCAATGTTCGGAGGAAGAAGGCTCACTTTTCCAGACGATCCCTTCTTCGGTTCAATTTCATTCTCGACAGATTAGTTGTTCAATGGCTGAAGCGTTTCAACATATGCAGGAAGATGTCGGAACATTGCTTCATTTAACAAAGGATAACTTTGTACGCGCCATTTTATTTTCTGTGTCTGCCGAAGAACATTTCCTTTATTTGCGCATTCACCATCTTGTCAGTGATGCGTATAGTTTCCGGTTACTGTTCCAGCAAATTTCCGAGCGCTATTCGGCTATGCTTCATCATAAATCATTTACAAAGCAGTTTGGTGACTATATTCAGATGGTCGAGCAGGAAGTACAGTACAGAACTTCCGATAAGGCAACGGCGGACGCTGCCTACTGGTTATCCAAAATGCAAGGAACCGAAGTCATTTCGCTCAGCAAAAAAAAGAGTGGTCGTATGGGACAGATTATTTTGTACCCCTCTTCCCTTTCTGCCGCTACATGGGCGAAATTAGAAACATACAGTAAGCAGCTGCATGTCAACATACAGGAAGTCGTTACTGCAGCAGTTATTGCCTACACAAAACGGATGTCACAGGCAGAGGATGTGATTGTCGGCATTCCGTTGATGAACCGTTTTGGTCATAAGTCATTGTCCGTACCAAGTACACGAGTAAATGTTTTGCCTTTGCGTGCAACGTTCACGACTGAGGAAACTTTTGAACAGCTTTGTATAAACGTAAAAAGCTTCATGACGGAGATGAAGCAGCATCAGTTGTACCGTCAAGAACAGCTGCGCCGTGATTTGCGGCTGACATCCGATGACCAGCTGTATGGTCCGGAAATTAATTTCATGCCGTTCTATGAAAACTATCTGTTCGGAAATGTCGAGGTAGAGAACAAGAAAGTTGTGACAGGGCCTGTTGAAGATATTTCATTTAATTTCTACAGCACGCCAAATGGAATGCAGTTTGATCTTGTAGCCAATTCGGATCTTTATGAACAGACAGAAGTGGAACGTCATGCCGCACGTTTCCTACAATTGCTTGAGTTATTGGTAGATCAAGCTGACACACCGCTGTTCAACTTGCCAATGCTATTGCAAGAAGAAGCGGCAATATTTGAGGCAAAACAAGGTCCTGCCATTGAGCTGAAAAATGCTACGGTGTATGAATTATTCAAAAAACAGATGGAGCATATGCCTGGTGCGACCGCTGTTCAGATGAATGATACATCTATTTCCTATGCAGAACTGGATCTGCTTGTCGGTCGAATTGCGCATCAGCTGAAAGCGCATGACATTGGGCTCGAAGACTTTGTCGGAATTTGCATGGACCGTTCGATTGAAATGGTCGCAGCGATGCTTGCCTGCTTCAAGGTTGGTGCTGCCTATATTCCGATGGATCCTACTTATCCGGCAGAACGGCTACTTTATATGATTGAAGATGCTCGTCCTAAAATTGTGCTCGTAAATGGTGAGGTTTCATTTATTGCAAAAGGAACACCGATTGTGACATTACACCCTTCGAAGCAAATTTATGAACCGATTGCCACTTGTATTGGACAAACAGCTTATATGATTTATACGTCTGGATCTACCGGAAATCCAAAAGGTGTTGTTGTTGAAATGCCAAGCTTGGTTAACTTTTTACAAGCAATGCAGCATCAATTTACATTATCTGAAAAGGACAATTTACTGGCGATTACAACGATTTCTTTCGATATTTCGGCATTGGAGCTTTATTTACCGTTGCTGTACGGGGCATCTATTCATCTGGCGACAAAAGAACAAGTACAAGATCCGGTTGTGATGCAGTCGCTGATCCAGCAGCAAAACGTTTCCATCATGCAGGCTACACCGACTGTTTGGCAGATGATTGTACAGTACGCAAAAGACGCGCTGAAAGGACTTACTGTACTTGTCGGTGGTGAAGCCCTTTCAAAAAGCCTTGCGCAGGCACTACTGGAAGCAGGAGCAACCGTTCACAATATGTATGGACCTACCGAAACAACAATCTGGTCAACTTGCACGGAAATTCGTCCACAAGATACTCCTTCTTTAGGTAATGCAATCGACCGGACAGACATTTATGTGCTCGATACCATGCTGCAGCCCGTTCCGATAGGTGTCGTTGGAGAATTGTATATTGCTGGTGACGGACTGGCGCGCTGTTATCATAATCGTCCAACCTTAACGGCAGAGCGTTTTGTTGCACATCCATTTGCATCCGGAAAACGCATGTACCGGACAGGAGATTTAGTTGTGTGGCAGGAGGATGGCAGCCTTCATTATGTTAGCCGGGCCGACCACCAAGTCAAAATTCGTGGCTTCCGTATTGAATTAGGCGAAATCGAAAATGCCCTTGAAGAAATCACTTCAATTGAACAAGCCGTTGTGATGATCCGTGAAGATCAGCCGGGTCATAAACGAATCGTTGCCTATGTTGTTGGAAATGAAACAGAGGAACAATGCAGACTGCAGCTAGGAGAACGTTTGCCGGATTATATGGTACCTGCTCATTTTGTTTTCATGGAGGCCTTCCCATTAACGAATAATGGAAAAGTCGACCGGAAAGAGCTGCCGCAGCCTCATGTTTCGATTATTGCAAAAGCGAAACCGACAACGCGTACCGAAGAAACGATTTGTACGTTCTTTGAAAATATTTTGAATCTCAATTCAGTGGGAATTGATGAAAACTTCTTCCAGCTAGGAGGGCATTCCCTGCTCGCAACCGAGCTGCTATTGGCATTACGGAAAACATTTGCTATCGATTTATCGATCTCCGTCATTTTCAATCAGCCTACTGTAAAAGAGCTGGCACAAGCAGTGGACAAAGCAAAGAAAAAAACGCTCGTTGTAATCGACAGACAGCAAGTTAAAAAAATTCCTTTATCGCATGCACAGCGCAGTTTATGGTTTATCCAGCAGCTGGAGGAATCAAGTGCTTCTTATAATATTCCGCTTGTTTATACATTTGATCAGCCGATAGATGTATTAAAACTGATTAAAGCCATTGGTAAAGTGGTAGAAAAACATGCCATTTTACGTACGGTTTATCCTGCAGTGGATGGAGTGCCCTATCAGAAAATCGTTGAGGATACACCGAAAGTGCTGATTGAGGAAGTGAGCCCTGAAGAGGTGCCGGCTCAAATTAATGCGTGCACTCGCTATGCGTTTGATTTGAAACATGAACCCGGCTTTCGTGTAACGCTCATTAATACGAACACATTGGTCGTTGTATTCCACCATATTAGTGCTGATGGCTGGTCACTTGCAACATTCACTGAAGATCTGCAGCTTGCCTATGAAGGTCATGAGTTAGAGCCGTTAACGATTCAATACCATGACTTTGCGGTTTGGCAGCAAACGCACGGTGTTTATACAGACGACAACATTACTTATTGGAAGGAAAAACTGAAGCATGTTCCGGATGAAATTGAGCTTGTCCGGGATGGAAAGCGTCAATTGCAGGTGAAACCAACTAGCGAAACATTGACGTTTACAATCGATTCCGCGCTTCACGGACAATTGCAGCAGCTTGCCAAAGATAAACAGGCAACTCTTTACATGGTGCTACAAAGCGGATTCTTAGCCCTCATGACAAAGCTCGGTGCAGGGGAAGATCTGATTCTCGGTAGTCCAATGGCGGGCCGTGATCAGGAAGAACTGCTGGCAAATGTCGGTATGTTCATCAATACGGTGGCGATACGGACGGATACTTCCGGGGACCCTCGTTTCACAAAATTAATGGAACGCGTAAAACGAACATCGATTGAGGCAATGGAGCACCAATATGTTCCTTTTGACCATATTGTCGAAGCATTAAAACCGACTCGTGTCCCTTCACAGCACCCGATTTTCCAGATTATGTTTACCTTACAGAATACGCCTCAGCCATCACTTGTAATGGAAGGCCAAAATGCCGACATTCAGCTGCATACGGTTGGGCAGCCAAAATTCGATTTGAATATTGAGATGCGTGAGGAATATTTAGCCGAGCAGCCTAATGGCATCGAAGTGCAGGTGGAATACCGAACGGATTTATATGAAGCAAAAACAGTTGTCGCTCTTATGGAACGCTATGTAATTGTCCTGCAGCAGGCGCTAAACAATCCTGCCATTTCAGAATTGGATGTGCTGTTGGAACAGGAACAGGAAAAAATCCTGCTTGACTGGAATCCGAAAGGCCATGTAAGCGATCAAAAAACGATTGCCGAACAATTTGAAGCGATTGTGGAAATGCATCCCGAACGAATTGCTGTCAGTGACGAAAACGAAGAGGTTACTTATACCGATTTGAACCGTAAAGCGAACCAGTTAGCACATCTTTTACTGGAAAAAGGCGTTACATCCGAAACATTTGTCGCACTGTTAATGCGGCGTTCAACCGATATGATTGTCAGTATTTTAGCCGTTTTAAAAACCGGCGCTGCCTATGTGCCGATTGATCCGGTTTATCCGCAAGACCGAATTGACTACATTTTAAACGATTCAAACCCGAGCTGTTTAATCACTACAGAAGACTTGAAGCCGTCTGTAGAAGCGATGGAAGCTATGGAAGTGCTTGTAATGGAGGAGGTTTCACTTACTTCATTCCCTGTTAAAAATACGAATCATAACAATCATCCATTTAATCCGGCTTATGTTATCTATACTTCCGGTTCAACAGGCCGACCAAAGGGTGTAGTTATTCCGAACCAGAACGTTATCCGCTTACTTGATGCAACAGATGAATGGTTTCATTTTAACGAAAAAGATCGCTGGTCGCTGTTCCATTCCTATGCCTTTGATTTTTCCGTATGGGAAATTTGGGGAGCCCTGTTATACGGTGGGGAGCTCGTAATTATCCCGTACAATGTCAGCCGCTCGCCAATCGACTTTTTAGCATTGCTTGCAGACAAGAAAATTACGGTGCTGAACCAGACACCATCTGCCTTCTATCAGCTCATGACCGTTGATAAAGAGCATGCCGAACTGTCCGAACAACTGGCACTTCGCTACATTGTGTTTGGTGGGGAGGCACTTAACCTGACGCGTTTACAGGAATGGTATGACCGACATCCGTCAGATGCACCTACCCTTGTGAATATGTACGGCATTACCGAAACAACTGTCCATGTCAGCTACTTAAGTTTAAATGAAGAACTGAGCCAGTCACAGGCGAATAGTCTGATCGGCACGGCGATTCCTGATTTAAATATTTATGTCCTTGATGGGCAGTTAAAACCTGTTCCTCCCGGTGTTGTCGGCGAAATATATGTTTCTGGAGAAGGCTTGGCACAAGGCTATTTAAACCGCGCTACCTTAACGGCAGAACGTTTTATCGCCAACCCGTATGGAGCTCCGGGAAACCGGATGTACCGTACAGGCGATCTGGCTCGCTGGACGAAAAACGGCGAACTGGACTATATCGGACGCATTGACCACCAAGTGAAAATACGCGGTTTCCGCATTGAGCTTGGCGAGATTGAACAAGTGATTCTGAAACATCCGCAAATCGCACAGGCAGCTGTCATTGCGAGAGAGGATCGAAAAGAAGATGTCCGCTTGGCTGCCTACTATGTTCCGGAGCAAAGCACGGACGTAACAGAGCAAATGTTGAAAGAATTTGTTTCCCGTTCGCTGCCGGCCTATATGGTCCCTTCAAGCTGCACTTGCCTGGAGCAGATGCCGCTTACCGCCAACGGAAAACTGGATACGAAGCAGCTCCCTGCTCCTGTCATTACATTGCAGGAACTTGTATTGCCGAAAACACCGCAGGAAACATTGCTTTGTGAACTGTTCTGCGAAGTACTGAATCTGCCACAGGTCGGCACAGAGGACAGCTTTTTCGAACTTGGCGGCCACTCGTTATTAGCCGTACAGCTGATCGGACGCATTCGCGAGGCATTCGGTAAAGAGCTGGCAATCGGGCATTTATTTGAAGCACCTACTGTATCCGGACTCGCACATATTCTGCAAAAAGGGAAAGAATCTCAAGCATTGAACACCGTACTGCCGTTACGCAGCGGGGAGCAACCAATTTTTGCTGTCCATCCTGCAGGGGGATTAAGTTGGTGCTATGCAGGACTGCTAAAAAATCTGCCGCCGGAATTTGCCCTATACGGCATTCAAGCAAAAGGGATTGCCGAAGACTGTGAACTTCCGGGTTCTTTAACTGAAATGGTGCTCGGCTATATTGAAGCCATCAAAGAAATTCAGCCAAAAGGACCTTATCGTCTACTCGGATGGTCACTTGGCGGAAATGTCGTACAGGAAATGGCTGTCCAGCTGGAACGCCAAGGAGAAGAACTGTCGCTTCTATGCATTATGGATGCCTACCCGTTCACATTCACCCCGCCAGTGGAGCTGACGGAAGAACAGGAGGCACTTGTCGCACTTCTTGCCCTAGCCGGGTATGAACCTGACATAGAAGATGAAGTGACACAGGAATATGTAATGAATGCTCTAAAAGCAGAGGGCAGCGCGATTGCAACATTAGATGAGTCGACCTTTCTGCGCTTAAAAGAAGTGTATAAAAACTCGATTCAGTTACTGAAAAATCATCAGCCCCAAACGTATGATGGCGATGCTTTATTTTATAAATCTACACTTGTGCCAGATTGGATCCCGGACGTTGATGTTACTTCGTGGAAACCATATATCAAAGGAGAGCTTACACAGATTGATATTGCCTGTCGCCATAAAGATATGTGTCAGTCCATACCATTGAATGAAATCGGCCAAACATTAATCAAGTACTTAGTAAAGGAGAAAAAAATGTATGTCTAA